The proteins below come from a single Takifugu flavidus isolate HTHZ2018 chromosome 6, ASM371156v2, whole genome shotgun sequence genomic window:
- the LOC130526774 gene encoding G-protein coupled receptor 35-like — protein MVHTSLNHSTSHYMNSTSPTGLHGLPLWYQYPLCAGAPYGFIFYYGVKMFNLVVGAPCNFLVIWQIATKKSDASTSDIFIFNLAVLDTYFCLMTPVELVNHLLLDDSRIWYFQRFAYGLKDLAVLFLVCICLDRYTAVVHPVLFSGIRDNRIRTGICVVVWGLILAYAVSKCILGSKSVNSVFSGAILFTFTIMVFCNISIIWVLRRTVAGNGARHPVKQKAFKMVLTILAIIVVNYLPPVALMPFASYYTFVEFNCQIRTSVFSIMDLSCSIEPLLYLTKMEFMDGCRCRFTEKTQDVAT, from the exons ATGGTCCACACTAGCCTGAATCACAGCACCAGCCACTACATGAACTCTACCTCCCCCACTGGCCTGCACGGACTTCCACTGTGGTACCAGTATCCACTTTGCGCAGGGGCGCCTTATGGCTTTATTTTCTACTATGGCGTCAAAATGTTTAACCTGGTAGTTGGGGCACCCTGCAACTTCCTGGTCATCTGGCAAATCGCTACAAAGAAAAGTGACGCATCAACCTCTGATATCTTCATCTTCAACCTGGCCGTCTTGGACACCTACTTCTGCCTAATGACACCAGTGGAGTTGGTCAATCACCTGTTGCTGGATGACAGTCGGATCTGGTACTTTCAAAGGTTCGCTTATGGACTCAAAGACCTTGCCGTGCTGTTTTTG gtgTGTATCTGCTTGGATCGCTACACAGCAGTGGTCCACCCGGTACTGTTCTCTGGCATCCGAGACAATCGGATTCGTACTGGCATTTGTGTTGTGGTCTGGGGGCTCATCCTGGCTTACGCTGTCAGCAAGTGCATCCTTGGATCCAAGAGCGTCAACAGCGTTTTTAGTGGCGCCATCCTATTCACCTTTACAATCATGGTTTTCTGCAACATTTCCATCATCTGGGTCCTTCGCCgtacagtggcaggaaatggtGCGAGGCACCCAGTAAAGCAGAAGGCTTTCAAGATGGTGCTCACCATCCTGGCCATAATCGTGGTCAACTACCTCCCGCCAGTGGCTCTGATGCCCTTTGCGTCATACTACACATTTGTGGAGTTCAACTGCCAGATCCGCACCAGTGTCTTCTCAATCATGGATCTGAGCTGCAGCATTGAGCCACTCCTCTACCTCACCAAGATGGAGTTCATGGATGGGTGTAGGTGCAGATTCACCGAGAAGACACAAGACGTGGCAACTTGA
- the rps19bp1 gene encoding ribosomal protein S19 binding protein 1, with protein MSASLIRRGLELFNDDFKDEVKAHKKQQQTPSSAKVMELVSTNRQGVSKQVKRLQGRLGSGKSKATVKDKRIKSAVEEFRKKQKKSNMSANLQYFMETCCKATDSDTLKIQRYNSGRQSRNKRDRPKKAAKKQESVFTEEEFQQFQKEYFGRTDEENN; from the exons ATGTCAGCGTCATTGATAAGGAGAGGCCTGGAGTTGTTTAACGATGATTTTAAAG aTGAGGTTAAAGCCCATAAGAAGCAGCAACAGACACCCAGCTCTGCCAAAGTGATGGAGCTAGTGAGCACCAATCGACAGGGAGTCTCGAAGCAGGTCAAACGGCTGCAGGGTCGCCTGGGTTCCGGCAAGAGCAAAGCTACAGTCAAGGACAAGAGGATTAAGTCCGCAGTGG AGGAGTtcagaaagaagcagaagaagagcaacaTGAGTGCTAACCTACAATACTTTATGGAAACTTGCTGCAAAGCAACAGATTCTGACACTTTAAAG ATCCAGCGGTACAATTCAGGGAGGCAGTCAAGGAATAAACGGGACCGGCCCAAGAAGGCAGCCAAGAAGCAAGAGTCTGTGTTTACAGAGGAAGAGTTCCAGCAATTCCAGAAAGAGTACTTTGGCAGGACCGACGAGGAGAATAATTAA
- the atf4a gene encoding cyclic AMP-dependent transcription factor ATF-4 isoform X1 — protein sequence MIVALEDVAALCSGPSFLMADPMGPLLDQDEDEALSPFSSLEGRASASPPLSLSSYDSSLSPFQTLSPSPSFCASPPPSPPNSSILGTKAVTDSLLHPWLGTSSLLDAQVGADDGKAGDSFMDMEWMSEKIDLSEFDLDSFIGSSVESPSSPEDLLASLDSSMEVDLESFDTAIPTLPEDLDMGLEVLTTHTLSQEIEASEAKQTEETSHEEVVLKSEPPSPAPSPCPPSPVCTLEVESEVDVLEAEKMATSVTATIIPDPSGNIHTTSPIVLSLPASGHIVVVLTNKNEPPLVSLPDQSIKSSPPSSDCESDSGIESISSSPTHFPSSPSTPASTAGSSRTKPYSKPESTTLSSPTAKAPRVKSVSGAPKVVEKKLKKMEQNKTAATRYRQKKRVEQEHLSTELQGLEQRNRELAEKAESISREIQYLKDLMEEVRKHRRGKTSSVAQ from the exons ATGATAGTGGCCTTGGAGGACGTGGCGGCCCTGTGCTCAG GGCCCTCATTTCTGATGGCTGACCCCATGGGGCCCCTTCTGGAccaagatgaagatgaagctcTTTCACCCTTCTCTTCTCTCGAGGGGAGGGCATCAGCCTCGCCCCccctctctttgtcttcctaTGATTCTTCCCTGTCTCCCTTCCAGACCTTGTCACCCTCCCCTTCTTTTTGTGCCTCACCACCTCCCTCACCACCCAACTCCTCGATCTTGGGAACAAAGGCCGTGACCGATTCACTGTTGCATCCCTGGCTGGGTACCAGCAGCTTGCTCGACGCCCAGGTTGGAGCAGACGATGGTAAAG CAGGTGATTCATTCATGGACATGGAGTGGATGTCAGAAAAGATCGATCTAAGTGAATTTGATTTGGATTCCTTCATTGGCTCCTCAGTGGAGTCTCCCAGCTCCCCCGAGGATCTCCTGGCCTCCCTCGACTCATCCATGGAGGTTGACCTTGAGTCATTTGACACAGCTATCCCCACCCTACCTGAAGATCTAGACATGGGCCTGGAAGTGCTCACCACCCACACTCTGTCTCAGGAGATTGAGGCTTCTGAAGCCAAACAGACAGAGGAAACGTCTCACGAGGAGGTTGTTCTGAAATCTGAGCCTCCCTCCCCAGCCCCCTCTCCGTGTCCTCCCTCCCCTGTCTGCACTCTGGAGGTAGAAAGTGAAGTTGATGTGCTGGAAGCAGAGAAAATGGCTACATCTGTAACAGCAACCATCATTCCTGATCCCAGTGGTAACATTCACACCACAAGTCCCATTGTCCTTTCCCTCCCAGCTTCTGGCCACATTGTGGTGGTGCTCACCAACAAAAACGAGCCCCCCCTCGTGTCTCTGCCTGACCAGTCCATTAAATCTTCGCCTCCATCCAGCGACTGCGAGAGTGACTCAGGTATAGAGTCAATCAGCAGCTCGCCCACTCATTTCCCTTCTTCCCCTTCTACCCCTGCCTCCACAGCTGGTTCCTCTAGGACCAAACCTTACTCTAAACCAGAGTCCACTACCTTGTCCTCACCCACTGCCAAAGCCCCCAGGGTCAAATCTGTGTCAGGTGCTCCTAAGGTGGTGGAGAAGAAACTAAAGAAGATGGAGCAGAACAAGACCGCAGCCACTCGTTACAGGCAGAAGAAGAGGGTTGAGCAGGAGCACCTCAGCACGGAGCTCCAggggctggagcagaggaaCCGAGAGCTGGCAGAGAAGGCGGAATCAATCAGTCGAGAAATTCAGTACCTGAAGGACTTGATGGAAGAGGTTCGTAAACATCGGCGGGGAAAGACCAGCTCGGTGGCTCAGTAA
- the LOC130526773 gene encoding thiosulfate sulfurtransferase-like: MAFQSKALLTSKWLADAMKTQSKMRILDTSWYLPKLRRNAKSEFKKKHIPGATFFDIDQCCDKTSPLDHMLPSEKVFADYVGNLGIESDTHVVLYDTNQLGAFSAPRVWWMFRVFGHSTVSVLNGGLRNWELEGRPVTNQNFKPTATDFKASLNRSWIKNYEDILDNLDTKRFQVVDARPEGRFRGLDPEPRDSDR; the protein is encoded by the exons ATGGCGTTTCAATCCAAGGCTTTGCTCACATCTAAATGGCTCGCAGATGCCATGAAGACACAAAGCAAAATGCGCATCTTAGATACTTCTTGGTATTTGCCCAAACTGAGGCGCAACGCCAAGAGTGAGTTCAAGAAGAAACACATTCCTGGAGCAACATTTTTTGACATAGACCAGTGCTGTGACAAAACATCTCCTCTGGACCACATGCTGCCATCTGAAAAGGTTTTTGCAGACTATGTGGGGAATTTGGGAATAGAGAGCGACACGCACGTCGTGCTGTATGACACAAACCAACTGGGTGCGTTTTCCGCGCCCCGTGTGTGGTGGATGTTCcgtgtgtttggacacagcacCGTCTCGGTGCTCAACGGAGGGCTCAGGAACTGGGAGCTGGAAGGCAGACCAGTGACTAACCAGAATTTCAAACCAACGGCGACGGACTTTAAGGCTTCTCTGAACCGTTCCTGGATCAAAAACTATGAGGACATTCTGGATAACCTGGACACAAAAAGGTTCCAGGTGGTGGACGCCCGGCCAGAAGGAAGGTTCAGAGGACTGGACCCTGAACCCAGAGACAGTGA tcgttag
- the LOC130526886 gene encoding uncharacterized protein LOC130526886 — MQVVRSGIRRMTSSSPHHVIWESDGLVAYLHPRPWTPGSVILESSTSGSLGGSIFHLKKQEFLSWLLGARAVAELLCDRLAVRRCALVSRPHKDSPAQIRILPLHGLDSEWRPHLAGDEEHNACDPGYCTSKTAPRWSESRLNEIQAKIRAKLPFPDAPHDLTFLGDDPAHPGLFSRIVRGEEQQWRVWEDEAHVAFLTPFPNTPGFTVLVPRQPLTSDIFRLEKGDYERMVLASWEVSRLLEAGLGSCGTGLIFEGFEIDYAHAKLLPLFPPSSPEIGVGDTRASIPQCHAIYPGYVTSEDGPKASPESLKELLIKITQT; from the exons ATGCAGGTTGTGCGATCCGGGATTAGAAG AATGACTTCGTCTTCTCCACATCATGTCATCTGGGAGTCTGATGGCTTGGTGGCCTACCTTCATCCCCGTCCCTGGACCCCAGGGTCCGTCATCCTGGAGAGCAGCACCTCTGGCAGCCTGGGAGGCAGCATCTTCCACTTGAAGAAGCAGGAGTTTTTATCTTGGCTGTTGGGGGCCAGAGCCGTCGCAGAGCTTCTGTGTGACAGACTAGCAGTTCGTAGGTGTGCCCTGGTCAGCAGACCTCACAAAGACTCACCAGCTCAG ATTCGTATTCTCCCATTACATGGTTTGGATTCGGAGTGGCGGCCTCACTTGGCAGGAGATGAGGAGCATAATGCCTGTGACCCAGGGTACTGCACCTCCAAGACCGCTCCGAGGTGGAGTGAGTCTCGCCTGAATGAGATCCAGGCCAAGATTCGAGCCAAGCTCCCATTTCCAGATGCTCCACACGACCTGACTTTTCTTGGGGATGATCCAGCCCATCCAGGATTGTTTTCACGCATCGTACGCGGAGAAGAGCAGCAGTGGCGTGTGTGGGAAGATGAGGCTCACGTTGCCTTTCTCACTCCTTTTCCCAACACACCTGGCTTCACAGTACTAGTGCCACggcaacctttgacctctgatatATTCAGGTTAGAAAAAGGTGACTATGAGAGGATGGTGCTGGCCTCATGGGAGGTATCAAGGCTACTTGAAGCTGGGTTAGGTTCCTGTGGTACGGGTCTTATTTTTGAAGGTTTTGAGATTGACTACGCGCATGCCAAACTGTTACCCCTCttcccaccttcatcaccagaGATTGGAGTGGGTGACACTAGAGCGTCTATTCCTCAGTGTCACGCCATTTACCCAGGTTATGTGACATCAGAGGATGGACCCAAAGCCAGCCCGGAGAGTTTGAAAGAGCTACTCATAAAAATTACTCAGACCTGA
- the atf4a gene encoding cyclic AMP-dependent transcription factor ATF-4 isoform X2, producing MIVALEDVAALCSGPSFLMADPMGPLLDQDEDEALSPFSSLEGRASASPPLSLSSYDSSLSPFQTLSPSPSFCASPPPSPPNSSILGTKAVTDSLLHPWLGTSSLLDAQVGADDGKGDSFMDMEWMSEKIDLSEFDLDSFIGSSVESPSSPEDLLASLDSSMEVDLESFDTAIPTLPEDLDMGLEVLTTHTLSQEIEASEAKQTEETSHEEVVLKSEPPSPAPSPCPPSPVCTLEVESEVDVLEAEKMATSVTATIIPDPSGNIHTTSPIVLSLPASGHIVVVLTNKNEPPLVSLPDQSIKSSPPSSDCESDSGIESISSSPTHFPSSPSTPASTAGSSRTKPYSKPESTTLSSPTAKAPRVKSVSGAPKVVEKKLKKMEQNKTAATRYRQKKRVEQEHLSTELQGLEQRNRELAEKAESISREIQYLKDLMEEVRKHRRGKTSSVAQ from the exons ATGATAGTGGCCTTGGAGGACGTGGCGGCCCTGTGCTCAG GGCCCTCATTTCTGATGGCTGACCCCATGGGGCCCCTTCTGGAccaagatgaagatgaagctcTTTCACCCTTCTCTTCTCTCGAGGGGAGGGCATCAGCCTCGCCCCccctctctttgtcttcctaTGATTCTTCCCTGTCTCCCTTCCAGACCTTGTCACCCTCCCCTTCTTTTTGTGCCTCACCACCTCCCTCACCACCCAACTCCTCGATCTTGGGAACAAAGGCCGTGACCGATTCACTGTTGCATCCCTGGCTGGGTACCAGCAGCTTGCTCGACGCCCAGGTTGGAGCAGACGATGGTAAAG GTGATTCATTCATGGACATGGAGTGGATGTCAGAAAAGATCGATCTAAGTGAATTTGATTTGGATTCCTTCATTGGCTCCTCAGTGGAGTCTCCCAGCTCCCCCGAGGATCTCCTGGCCTCCCTCGACTCATCCATGGAGGTTGACCTTGAGTCATTTGACACAGCTATCCCCACCCTACCTGAAGATCTAGACATGGGCCTGGAAGTGCTCACCACCCACACTCTGTCTCAGGAGATTGAGGCTTCTGAAGCCAAACAGACAGAGGAAACGTCTCACGAGGAGGTTGTTCTGAAATCTGAGCCTCCCTCCCCAGCCCCCTCTCCGTGTCCTCCCTCCCCTGTCTGCACTCTGGAGGTAGAAAGTGAAGTTGATGTGCTGGAAGCAGAGAAAATGGCTACATCTGTAACAGCAACCATCATTCCTGATCCCAGTGGTAACATTCACACCACAAGTCCCATTGTCCTTTCCCTCCCAGCTTCTGGCCACATTGTGGTGGTGCTCACCAACAAAAACGAGCCCCCCCTCGTGTCTCTGCCTGACCAGTCCATTAAATCTTCGCCTCCATCCAGCGACTGCGAGAGTGACTCAGGTATAGAGTCAATCAGCAGCTCGCCCACTCATTTCCCTTCTTCCCCTTCTACCCCTGCCTCCACAGCTGGTTCCTCTAGGACCAAACCTTACTCTAAACCAGAGTCCACTACCTTGTCCTCACCCACTGCCAAAGCCCCCAGGGTCAAATCTGTGTCAGGTGCTCCTAAGGTGGTGGAGAAGAAACTAAAGAAGATGGAGCAGAACAAGACCGCAGCCACTCGTTACAGGCAGAAGAAGAGGGTTGAGCAGGAGCACCTCAGCACGGAGCTCCAggggctggagcagaggaaCCGAGAGCTGGCAGAGAAGGCGGAATCAATCAGTCGAGAAATTCAGTACCTGAAGGACTTGATGGAAGAGGTTCGTAAACATCGGCGGGGAAAGACCAGCTCGGTGGCTCAGTAA